From the genome of Streptomyces sp. NBC_01317, one region includes:
- a CDS encoding Vgb family protein, translating into MTASSASSTGTSRPTWRVRLTAVAMGTFAAGALVLTGGLSGNTANATNATNAAAPAAPAVVTCPSVSCRSLASGLGEPVSSVLDASGNAYITYVNGDLRKVALATGATTTVARGLGNLRGVDLDGNGSAYVGDFDGNLRKVNLATGSQELLAGGLGPLHGVVHGAAGVTYATGGAGKLYEVRPGRPVRVVASGLGLSQGIALDGKGLAYTADMMSGRILRTDLATGAVKSLATEQYEPTSISVGSDGQVYFAVGSEVTRLNPVTGQAVEIATLRGLNSVFFRVDKNGDAYATDVVSGGGSLWKITGLVG; encoded by the coding sequence GTGACTGCTTCTTCGGCAAGTTCGACCGGCACCTCCCGACCGACCTGGCGCGTGCGCCTCACCGCCGTCGCCATGGGGACCTTCGCGGCCGGGGCTCTCGTTCTTACCGGTGGCCTCTCCGGGAACACGGCGAACGCCACGAATGCCACGAACGCCGCCGCCCCCGCCGCCCCCGCCGTCGTCACCTGCCCCTCCGTCTCCTGCCGTTCCCTCGCCTCCGGTCTCGGTGAGCCCGTCAGCTCGGTGCTCGACGCGAGCGGCAACGCGTACATCACGTACGTCAACGGCGACCTCCGCAAGGTCGCGCTCGCCACCGGCGCCACGACCACCGTCGCCAGGGGCCTCGGCAATCTCCGTGGGGTGGACCTGGACGGCAACGGCAGTGCGTACGTCGGTGACTTCGACGGGAATCTGCGGAAGGTGAACCTCGCCACCGGTTCCCAGGAGTTGCTGGCCGGCGGGCTGGGACCGCTGCACGGCGTCGTCCACGGCGCGGCGGGTGTCACGTACGCGACCGGTGGTGCCGGGAAGTTGTACGAGGTACGGCCCGGGCGGCCCGTACGCGTCGTCGCCTCCGGCCTCGGGCTCTCCCAGGGCATCGCGCTCGACGGCAAGGGTCTCGCCTACACCGCCGACATGATGTCCGGTCGCATCCTCCGGACCGACCTGGCCACCGGCGCGGTCAAGAGCCTCGCCACGGAGCAGTACGAGCCGACGTCCATCTCCGTCGGGAGCGACGGGCAGGTGTACTTCGCCGTGGGCTCGGAGGTGACCCGGCTGAATCCGGTCACCGGTCAGGCCGTCGAGATCGCCACCCTGCGCGGCCTCAACTCCGTCTTCTTCAGGGTCGACAAGAACGGGGACGCCTACGCGACGGACGTGGTGAGCGGCGGTGGCTCGCTCTGGAAGATCACGGGTCTGGTGGGGTAG
- a CDS encoding DUF397 domain-containing protein, which produces MRERLMWFKSSYSDGEGGNCVEVAGCDSIVHVRDSKVSGGPEVGFSAGTWVAFVAYAIHAGRPGA; this is translated from the coding sequence ATGCGTGAGCGACTGATGTGGTTCAAGTCCAGCTACAGCGACGGCGAAGGCGGCAACTGCGTTGAGGTTGCCGGGTGCGACTCCATCGTGCACGTCCGGGACTCCAAGGTGAGCGGGGGGCCCGAGGTGGGGTTCTCCGCCGGGACCTGGGTCGCGTTTGTCGCGTACGCGATTCACGCAGGTCGGCCCGGGGCTTGA
- a CDS encoding helix-turn-helix domain-containing protein: MSVEGSHSPVAWRYAGDQLKRWRTKAGISREELGTAANYAPDTIKAMEQGVRMPTPKLLDAADDLLRAEGLLSAAKQYLRRERFPARAQNFMVQEREAISLWSYEVALIPGLLQTEEYARALIGNFSLSLAEETVEERVAARLERQMILTRKPPVAFSFVLYEAALRGPQVSEGQLRHLLEAAALRNVSLQVLPYARAIPAALGGPMVLLENQDHDRFAFAEGPFASELTSEPEQVSLATERLSMIRMEALGTEDSARFLERMVDERCVSD; this comes from the coding sequence GTGTCAGTCGAGGGGTCTCACTCGCCGGTCGCGTGGCGCTATGCCGGCGACCAGTTGAAGCGTTGGCGGACGAAGGCGGGCATCAGCCGCGAGGAGTTGGGGACGGCGGCGAATTACGCGCCGGACACGATCAAGGCCATGGAGCAGGGTGTACGCATGCCCACGCCGAAACTCCTAGACGCGGCGGACGATTTGCTGCGGGCGGAGGGGTTGCTGAGCGCGGCGAAGCAGTATTTGCGGCGGGAGAGGTTCCCTGCGAGGGCGCAGAACTTCATGGTGCAGGAGCGCGAGGCGATCAGTCTGTGGTCCTACGAGGTGGCGCTTATCCCTGGGCTGCTCCAGACGGAGGAGTATGCGCGTGCCCTCATCGGGAACTTCTCGCTTTCACTGGCGGAGGAGACTGTGGAGGAACGGGTTGCGGCTCGTCTGGAGCGGCAGATGATTCTCACCCGGAAGCCGCCGGTGGCGTTCAGTTTCGTTCTGTACGAGGCGGCATTGCGCGGTCCGCAGGTGAGTGAAGGCCAGTTGCGCCACCTCTTGGAGGCGGCGGCGCTGCGCAATGTGTCGCTGCAAGTGTTGCCGTATGCGAGGGCCATCCCAGCAGCCCTCGGTGGTCCGATGGTGTTGTTGGAGAATCAGGATCACGATCGATTCGCCTTCGCAGAAGGGCCGTTCGCGAGCGAACTTACCTCCGAGCCGGAACAGGTCAGTCTGGCGACGGAGCGCCTTAGCATGATCCGCATGGAGGCCCTCGGCACTGAGGACTCGGCCCGTTTCCTGGAACGGATGGTGGATGAGCGATGCGTGAGCGACTGA
- a CDS encoding ATP-binding protein, producing the protein MIDVIRRFARSTASVPEARDFARSVLRDARAFDLDEVLLCVSEVATNAVRHGVPVGGAFLLMVCADDERVRVECHDANRTRPRVRHPTTDDLHGRGLLLVDAIASRWGVGPRPFGKYVWFELDVEPPSGGHPASDADQKAEWTLGYGI; encoded by the coding sequence ATGATTGATGTAATCCGACGATTCGCGCGATCGACCGCGTCCGTGCCCGAGGCACGCGACTTCGCCCGGAGCGTCCTGCGCGACGCCCGCGCCTTCGACCTCGATGAAGTCCTGCTGTGCGTCTCGGAAGTGGCGACCAACGCGGTACGGCACGGGGTGCCGGTCGGCGGCGCGTTCCTGTTGATGGTGTGCGCCGACGACGAGCGCGTACGGGTGGAGTGCCACGACGCAAACCGCACCCGCCCCCGGGTGCGGCACCCCACGACCGACGACCTGCACGGACGCGGCCTGCTGCTGGTGGACGCGATCGCGTCCCGCTGGGGGGTGGGGCCGAGGCCGTTCGGAAAGTACGTGTGGTTCGAGCTGGACGTCGAGCCCCCGAGCGGCGGTCACCCGGCGTCGGACGCCGACCAGAAGGCGGAATGGACGTTGGGGTACGGGATCTGA
- a CDS encoding alpha/beta hydrolase codes for MTTDFPLTWQRLRDLKPSEFEEAADGWHEVSAGAEADRDAVDRAMTAKLRETQESESARAAIARLRRLSRNYQYVHTEAALIRTTLNGLSAELTRAQRELTEALEDAEALRFTVHPDGTVNYPPAEANTYLGDALGAGKPPGGRARGNATQALQLPGLTNEYTAPLRTDTPALNPNAAKAQAIADRIARAVRSATEIDDRYTRALNNLKAAKGLDVTEATVADTTRDTTTVRGTAERYLERGIPSETSPQAVHAWWNSLTEEQRNDYMEVAPDLIGNLDGIPSLARDEANRHYLPVLIAQLEKQGGDDARTKLEGLRGIEKRLNEPSRVPMFLLGIGTEGNGRAIVSYGNPDTSRNVSAYVPGLGTKLDAEFAEGTLNRGFDTAKGARVHDSSSAAIVWLGYDAPQSLDVMGEGDAARGAPAYNIFMDGLGATNTHRDPHLTAIGHSYGSFTVGTAAQREGGIPGADDIVLLGSPGTGADKAEDLGVGKNHVFVGAAENDPVTKLPSSQQAWAGGAGFVVAGPAGAYAAGDIADQGDDDLWFGKDPASQAFGARRFHVADGPRPFVDGQGPTPAHSNYFSPEEDRVSAGNIARIVAGKPEQLETQEWR; via the coding sequence ATGACGACCGACTTCCCCCTGACCTGGCAGCGGTTACGGGACCTGAAACCCTCGGAGTTCGAGGAGGCGGCCGACGGCTGGCACGAGGTGTCGGCGGGGGCGGAGGCGGACCGGGACGCGGTGGACCGGGCGATGACGGCGAAACTGCGCGAGACGCAGGAGAGCGAGTCGGCGCGGGCGGCGATCGCGAGGCTGCGTCGGCTGAGCAGGAACTACCAGTACGTGCACACCGAGGCGGCGCTGATCAGGACGACACTGAACGGCCTGTCGGCGGAACTGACCAGGGCGCAGCGGGAGCTGACGGAGGCGCTGGAAGACGCGGAAGCGCTCCGATTCACGGTCCACCCGGACGGCACGGTGAACTACCCCCCGGCGGAGGCGAACACGTACCTGGGCGACGCACTGGGCGCGGGGAAGCCCCCAGGAGGCAGAGCAAGGGGCAACGCGACGCAGGCGCTCCAACTCCCAGGCCTGACAAACGAATACACAGCGCCCTTACGGACGGACACTCCCGCCCTCAACCCGAACGCGGCGAAGGCCCAAGCCATCGCGGACCGCATCGCGAGGGCGGTGAGATCGGCGACGGAGATCGACGACCGCTACACCCGGGCCCTGAACAACCTCAAGGCCGCGAAAGGCCTGGACGTCACCGAAGCAACCGTGGCGGACACCACCCGAGACACGACAACGGTCCGCGGGACGGCGGAACGCTACCTGGAACGCGGCATCCCGTCGGAGACGTCTCCCCAGGCCGTCCACGCGTGGTGGAACTCCCTGACGGAGGAACAACGCAACGACTACATGGAGGTCGCCCCCGACCTGATCGGCAACCTGGACGGCATCCCGTCCCTGGCCCGAGACGAGGCAAACCGCCACTACCTTCCGGTCCTCATCGCCCAGTTGGAGAAACAGGGCGGCGACGACGCGAGGACGAAGCTGGAGGGCCTTCGGGGCATCGAGAAGAGGCTGAACGAGCCCAGCCGTGTGCCGATGTTCCTGCTCGGCATCGGAACAGAGGGAAACGGCCGCGCGATTGTGTCGTACGGGAACCCGGACACGTCGCGGAATGTGTCGGCGTATGTGCCGGGGCTGGGGACGAAGCTCGACGCGGAGTTCGCGGAGGGGACCCTGAATCGCGGTTTTGACACCGCGAAGGGCGCACGGGTGCACGACAGCTCCTCCGCCGCGATTGTGTGGCTCGGCTACGACGCTCCTCAGAGTCTGGACGTCATGGGCGAGGGCGACGCGGCGCGAGGAGCCCCCGCCTACAACATTTTCATGGACGGTCTGGGCGCCACCAACACCCACAGAGACCCGCATCTCACGGCGATCGGCCACTCCTACGGCTCGTTCACGGTCGGTACGGCGGCTCAACGAGAGGGCGGGATCCCGGGCGCGGACGACATCGTCCTTCTGGGCAGCCCGGGCACCGGTGCCGACAAGGCTGAGGATCTCGGCGTAGGCAAGAACCATGTCTTCGTCGGAGCCGCCGAGAACGACCCGGTGACCAAGCTTCCGTCGTCGCAGCAAGCTTGGGCGGGCGGCGCGGGCTTCGTCGTGGCCGGTCCGGCAGGTGCGTATGCCGCAGGTGATATCGCGGACCAGGGCGACGACGATCTGTGGTTCGGCAAGGACCCGGCGAGCCAGGCCTTCGGCGCCAGACGCTTCCACGTCGCAGACGGACCCCGGCCGTTTGTCGACGGACAGGGACCCACACCAGCGCATTCCAACTACTTCTCACCGGAAGAGGATCGGGTGTCCGCAGGAAACATCGCCAGGATTGTCGCTGGGAAGCCCGAGCAGTTGGAGACGCAGGAATGGCGATGA
- a CDS encoding DUF5063 domain-containing protein: MSDATLHAVHQDPDDFAVQIADQIESFIVAVTEVAKGDEPDSAVPFLLLEFSQLLLAGGRLGAHEDILPDERYEPDLGPEPDTDDLRERFAVLLEPIDVYSEVFDPYEPRKAPVAARISDDIAGVVADLRHGLAHYRAGRTTEAMWWWQFSYFSNWGSTASATLRALHSLVAHVRLDQPLPALDGLDTDQDLSEDAEDALAEEAGRVMAEEIGGPLGLGARPARS, from the coding sequence ATGTCTGACGCAACGCTGCACGCGGTTCATCAGGATCCGGACGATTTCGCGGTCCAGATCGCCGACCAGATCGAGAGTTTCATCGTCGCGGTCACGGAGGTCGCCAAGGGCGACGAGCCGGACAGCGCCGTACCGTTCCTGCTGCTGGAATTCTCCCAGCTCCTGCTGGCGGGCGGCCGGCTCGGGGCGCACGAGGACATCCTCCCCGACGAGCGGTACGAGCCGGACCTCGGCCCGGAGCCGGACACGGACGACCTGCGCGAGCGGTTCGCCGTACTCCTGGAGCCGATCGACGTCTACTCGGAGGTCTTCGACCCGTACGAACCGAGGAAGGCGCCGGTCGCGGCGCGGATCTCGGACGACATCGCGGGGGTGGTGGCGGACCTGCGCCACGGCCTGGCGCACTACCGCGCGGGGCGGACGACCGAGGCGATGTGGTGGTGGCAGTTCTCGTACTTCTCGAACTGGGGCTCCACCGCCTCGGCCACCCTCCGCGCCCTCCACTCCCTGGTCGCCCACGTCCGTCTGGACCAGCCACTCCCGGCCCTGGACGGCCTGGACACGGACCAGGATCTGAGCGAGGACGCGGAGGACGCGCTGGCGGAGGAGGCGGGCCGGGTGATGGCGGAGGAGATCGGCGGACCGCTGGGCCTGGGGGCACGGCCGGCGAGGTCGTAA
- the recR gene encoding recombination mediator RecR, which produces MYEGVVQGLIDELGRLPGVGPKSAQRIAFHILQAEQTDVRRLAHALLEVKDKVRFCAVCGNVAQEELCGICRDVRRDVTVICVVEEPKDVVAVERTREFRGKYHVLGGAISPIEGVGPDDLRIRELLTRLADGTVTELILATDPNLEGEATATYLARMIKPMGLRVTRLASGLPVGGDLEYADEVTLGRAFEGRRLLDV; this is translated from the coding sequence TTGTACGAAGGCGTGGTTCAGGGCCTCATCGACGAACTGGGCAGGCTGCCCGGCGTCGGCCCCAAGAGTGCGCAACGGATCGCCTTCCACATCCTCCAGGCCGAGCAGACCGACGTCCGCCGCCTCGCCCACGCCCTTCTTGAGGTCAAGGACAAGGTCAGGTTCTGCGCGGTGTGCGGCAATGTCGCGCAGGAGGAGCTGTGCGGGATCTGCCGTGACGTCCGCCGGGACGTGACGGTGATCTGTGTGGTGGAGGAGCCCAAGGACGTCGTCGCGGTGGAGCGTACGCGCGAGTTCCGCGGGAAATATCACGTCCTCGGCGGGGCGATCAGCCCGATCGAGGGCGTGGGCCCGGACGATCTGCGGATCCGCGAGCTGCTCACCCGCCTCGCCGACGGCACGGTCACGGAGCTGATCCTGGCGACGGACCCGAATCTGGAAGGCGAGGCGACGGCGACGTACCTCGCCCGCATGATCAAACCGATGGGCCTGCGGGTCACACGCCTGGCCAGCGGTCTCCCCGTGGGGGGCGACCTCGAATATGCCGACGAGGTCACGCTCGGGCGTGCCTTCGAGGGGAGACGACTTCTCGATGTCTGA
- a CDS encoding YbaB/EbfC family nucleoid-associated protein: MIPGGGQPNMQQLLQQAQKMQQELAQAQEELAATEVDGQAGGGLVKATVNGSGELRALVIDPKAVDPDDTETLADLVVAAVHAANENAHQLQQQKLGPLAQGLGGMPGLPF, from the coding sequence GTGATTCCCGGTGGTGGTCAGCCGAACATGCAGCAGCTCCTCCAGCAGGCCCAGAAGATGCAGCAGGAGCTGGCACAGGCACAGGAAGAGCTCGCGGCGACCGAGGTCGACGGGCAGGCGGGCGGTGGCCTCGTGAAGGCCACGGTCAACGGCTCCGGTGAGCTGCGCGCCCTCGTCATCGACCCGAAGGCCGTGGACCCGGACGACACGGAGACGCTCGCGGACCTTGTCGTCGCCGCGGTGCACGCCGCGAACGAGAACGCGCACCAGCTCCAGCAGCAGAAGCTGGGCCCGCTGGCGCAGGGCCTGGGCGGGATGCCGGGCCTGCCCTTCTAG
- a CDS encoding SLATT domain-containing protein has translation MSQPEMQPGGPAREEDPSDHSYPSNRPDPSNRPDPSNRPDRPDPPDHPADAPGRPDPGRPDPADAHDLPPESGSATSGPPVGDLTGGPFPLGDWGEPAERLDELYRWAETGALRTAAWYLADRVRKRRAARVLRTATAFGVVAGTSLPLLDLTGALPGAAGWGYVSLLLGAACVGCDRYFGFTSGWMRSVATAQAVQRRLQTFQFDWASESVREVLGPAEGTASEAAERCLNVLRRFSEDVTELVRSETADWMVEFRSGPAPLVMQSLGGGGGRQDTGPGPGRFPLPPGTRPNMPRQRPPESPR, from the coding sequence GTGAGCCAGCCGGAGATGCAGCCCGGAGGCCCCGCCCGGGAGGAGGACCCCTCGGACCACTCGTACCCGTCGAACCGCCCAGACCCTTCGAACCGGCCCGACCCTTCGAACCGGCCCGACCGGCCCGACCCGCCCGATCACCCCGCGGACGCGCCGGGCCGGCCGGACCCGGGCCGGCCCGATCCCGCGGACGCGCATGACCTCCCGCCCGAGAGCGGAAGCGCCACGTCCGGCCCGCCCGTCGGCGACCTGACCGGCGGCCCCTTCCCGCTCGGGGACTGGGGCGAGCCGGCGGAGCGGCTGGACGAGCTGTACCGGTGGGCCGAGACCGGGGCGCTGCGTACGGCCGCCTGGTACCTCGCCGACCGGGTACGGAAACGGCGCGCCGCTCGCGTCCTGCGCACCGCCACGGCGTTCGGGGTGGTCGCGGGTACGTCCCTGCCGCTGCTGGACCTGACCGGGGCGCTGCCCGGGGCCGCGGGCTGGGGGTACGTCTCGCTCCTGCTGGGCGCGGCCTGCGTGGGCTGCGACCGGTACTTCGGCTTCACGTCCGGGTGGATGCGGTCGGTCGCGACGGCCCAGGCGGTGCAGCGCCGGCTCCAGACGTTCCAGTTCGACTGGGCGTCGGAGAGCGTACGGGAGGTGCTGGGCCCGGCCGAGGGCACCGCGAGCGAGGCGGCGGAGCGGTGCCTGAACGTGTTGCGGCGCTTCTCCGAGGACGTGACGGAGTTAGTTCGGTCGGAGACGGCGGACTGGATGGTGGAGTTCCGGTCGGGGCCCGCCCCGCTCGTCATGCAGTCCCTGGGGGGCGGTGGCGGGCGGCAGGACACGGGGCCGGGACCGGGGCGTTTCCCGCTGCCCCCGGGCACCCGCCCCAACATGCCGCGCCAGCGGCCACCGGAGTCGCCCCGGTGA
- a CDS encoding dolichyl-phosphate beta-glucosyltransferase has product MGGPTGKYARVSGGVPGAPEGRDGPDAETVQRTVALSVVVPAYNEEARLRPTLDAVRAHLGADPGRWGEWELIVVDDGSSDGTVAVAEAVAAEEPRVRVVRGPGNHGKGHALRLGVLASYGRRVLLTDADLATPIEELDQLDKQLDEQHTGDGKRETEQPGEQSTDDGPGAAIGSRAHPDARIEVRQWALREWLGRLGNRLIQAVAVDGIADTQCGFKLFDGDQARAAFAASRLDGWGIDVEILRYFRRAGWPVTEVPVRWAHQPGSKVRPLDYGRVLLELVRLKAGRSRSARWARRAPGLRPVDLTVTVLFVLAALVLYKGLWNDLDHSYLADSGSDQNQWEWFFAVTADNVRHLHNPLFTTFQNFPDGVNLMANTVMLGLSVPLTPVTLAFGPTVTWAIVLTFGLAATATAWYWLFARRLVRDRRAAALGAALAAFAPPMMSHANAHPNFLVLFMIPVIIDRALRLCEAGAGGGSDPDGPAPNRVARDGVLLGLFMTYQIFLGEEPLLLAVMGMLLFALAYAFQRRDVAKASIRPLLRGLGYALQVCLPLLAFPLYWQFFGPQSYHSVLHGDNAGNSPLSFLHFSGRALFGTEAAADPLAMNRTEQNAFYGWPLIALSVGLGVWLWRLAVVRALAFTAVVAALLSLGPKVRIPFTDVVLTGPWRVLAHQPLFESVIESRVAMICAPALGALLALAADRLGDVEAVPRRTERLVGLMALAAALIPIVPTPMPVRERPDVPAFIADGTYRSYVSPGESVVPVPLPDSGEAEALHWQSASGLGFSVPGGYFNGPWGTDRMGIYGASPRFTSNWLREVRNTGQVPPIGPGQQAQARFDLAFWKAGVVVLAPQPNDAALYETVEKLLGEPGRRVDGVWIWDLPPTGAGS; this is encoded by the coding sequence ATGGGCGGACCGACTGGAAAGTACGCGCGGGTGAGCGGGGGTGTTCCGGGGGCGCCGGAGGGGCGGGACGGGCCGGACGCGGAGACCGTTCAGCGGACCGTCGCCCTCTCCGTGGTCGTCCCCGCCTACAACGAGGAGGCGCGCCTGCGCCCCACCCTCGACGCCGTCCGCGCCCATCTGGGCGCCGATCCGGGCCGCTGGGGCGAGTGGGAACTGATCGTCGTGGACGACGGCTCGTCGGACGGTACGGTCGCGGTCGCCGAGGCCGTGGCCGCCGAGGAACCGCGCGTACGGGTGGTACGCGGCCCCGGCAACCACGGCAAGGGCCACGCGCTGCGCCTCGGAGTACTGGCCTCGTACGGCCGGCGTGTCCTGCTCACCGACGCGGACCTCGCGACGCCGATCGAGGAGCTGGACCAGCTCGACAAGCAGCTCGACGAGCAGCACACGGGCGACGGCAAGCGGGAGACCGAGCAGCCCGGCGAGCAGTCCACGGACGACGGCCCCGGCGCCGCCATCGGCTCGCGTGCCCACCCCGACGCCCGGATCGAAGTGCGCCAGTGGGCGCTGCGCGAGTGGCTGGGCCGGCTCGGCAACCGGCTCATACAGGCCGTCGCGGTCGACGGCATAGCCGACACCCAGTGCGGCTTCAAGCTGTTCGACGGTGACCAGGCGCGCGCCGCGTTCGCCGCCTCCCGGCTGGACGGCTGGGGCATCGACGTCGAGATACTGCGGTACTTCCGGCGCGCGGGCTGGCCGGTGACGGAGGTCCCGGTGCGCTGGGCGCACCAACCGGGCTCCAAGGTAAGGCCGTTGGACTACGGCCGGGTGCTGCTGGAGCTGGTACGCCTCAAGGCGGGCCGGTCGCGTTCCGCGCGCTGGGCGCGCCGGGCCCCCGGTCTGCGGCCGGTGGACCTGACGGTGACCGTCCTCTTCGTCCTCGCCGCGCTCGTCCTCTACAAGGGCCTCTGGAACGATCTCGACCACTCCTACCTCGCCGACTCGGGGTCGGACCAGAACCAGTGGGAGTGGTTCTTCGCGGTCACCGCCGACAACGTGCGGCACCTCCACAACCCCCTCTTCACCACCTTCCAGAACTTCCCCGACGGCGTGAACCTCATGGCGAACACCGTCATGCTCGGCCTCTCCGTCCCCCTCACACCTGTCACGCTCGCCTTCGGGCCGACCGTCACCTGGGCCATCGTCCTGACCTTCGGGCTGGCGGCGACGGCGACGGCCTGGTACTGGCTGTTCGCGCGCCGGCTGGTACGCGACCGCCGGGCCGCCGCGCTCGGCGCGGCGCTGGCCGCGTTCGCGCCGCCGATGATGTCCCACGCGAACGCGCACCCCAACTTCCTTGTGCTGTTCATGATTCCGGTGATCATCGACCGGGCGCTGAGGCTGTGCGAGGCGGGCGCGGGCGGCGGGAGCGACCCTGACGGCCCGGCCCCGAACCGCGTCGCCCGGGACGGCGTGCTCCTCGGCCTCTTCATGACGTACCAGATCTTCCTCGGCGAGGAACCGCTGCTGCTCGCCGTCATGGGCATGCTGCTCTTCGCGCTGGCGTACGCCTTCCAGCGCCGCGACGTCGCGAAGGCGTCGATCCGCCCCCTGCTGCGGGGGCTCGGGTACGCGCTCCAGGTCTGTCTGCCGCTGCTCGCGTTCCCGCTGTACTGGCAGTTCTTCGGCCCGCAGAGCTATCACAGCGTGCTGCACGGCGACAACGCCGGCAACAGCCCGCTCTCCTTCCTCCACTTCTCCGGCCGCGCGCTCTTCGGCACCGAGGCGGCGGCGGACCCGCTGGCCATGAACCGTACCGAGCAGAACGCCTTCTACGGATGGCCGTTGATCGCCCTGTCCGTGGGACTGGGGGTGTGGCTGTGGCGGCTGGCCGTGGTGCGGGCCCTGGCCTTCACGGCGGTGGTCGCCGCCCTGCTCTCGCTGGGGCCGAAGGTACGGATCCCCTTCACGGACGTCGTGCTGACCGGCCCCTGGCGGGTCCTCGCCCACCAGCCGCTCTTCGAGTCGGTCATCGAGTCGAGGGTGGCGATGATCTGCGCCCCGGCGCTGGGCGCGCTGCTGGCGCTGGCGGCGGACCGGCTGGGGGACGTGGAGGCCGTCCCCCGGCGTACGGAGCGGCTCGTCGGCCTCATGGCACTGGCGGCGGCGCTGATCCCGATCGTGCCGACGCCGATGCCGGTACGGGAGCGCCCGGACGTCCCGGCGTTCATCGCGGACGGCACGTACCGCTCGTACGTCTCCCCGGGCGAGTCCGTGGTGCCCGTACCGCTGCCGGATTCCGGGGAGGCGGAGGCGCTGCACTGGCAGTCGGCGTCCGGGCTCGGCTTCTCCGTGCCGGGCGGGTATTTCAACGGGCCCTGGGGAACCGACCGGATGGGGATCTACGGGGCCTCCCCGCGCTTCACCTCGAACTGGCTGCGTGAGGTCCGTAACACCGGCCAGGTGCCGCCCATCGGGCCCGGTCAGCAGGCCCAGGCGCGGTTCGACCTCGCGTTCTGGAAGGCGGGGGTGGTGGTGCTGGCGCCGCAGCCGAACGACGCGGCGCTGTACGAGACGGTGGAGAAGCTGCTGGGGGAGCCGGGGAGGCGGGTGGACGGCGTGTGGATCTGGGATCTGCCGCCGACGGGCGCGGGGTCCTGA
- a CDS encoding GntR family transcriptional regulator yields MPASGAVTRSTLRQQIADALRDEVLAGRLLPGQEFTVKHIAEQYGVSATPVREALVDLSAQGLLDSDQHRGFHVHQFTVEDFRGMVEARSLVVDGVVRKLDGTGLATRAHGESLVSVRRRAEEAARAARAGDLDILIGYDLRFWRELGGLIANRYVCEFLHRMRVQAWVFSVPFLRADAEGEKWLWSGHEPLVDALTLGDAGAVRAVIGAYDEHALRWADRLESTRG; encoded by the coding sequence ATGCCTGCCAGTGGAGCTGTGACGCGCAGCACCTTGCGGCAGCAGATCGCGGACGCGCTGCGTGACGAAGTGCTCGCTGGGCGTTTGCTGCCGGGACAGGAATTCACCGTCAAGCACATCGCCGAGCAGTACGGAGTCTCCGCGACGCCCGTGCGCGAGGCGCTCGTCGACCTCTCCGCGCAGGGTCTGCTCGACTCCGACCAGCATCGGGGTTTCCACGTCCACCAGTTCACCGTCGAGGACTTCCGGGGGATGGTCGAGGCGCGTTCGCTCGTCGTGGACGGGGTGGTCCGCAAGCTCGACGGCACGGGTCTGGCGACCCGGGCGCACGGCGAGTCACTGGTGTCCGTACGGCGCAGGGCCGAGGAGGCCGCGCGCGCGGCCAGGGCCGGGGACCTGGACATCCTGATCGGGTACGACCTGCGCTTCTGGCGCGAGCTGGGCGGGCTGATCGCCAACCGTTACGTGTGTGAGTTCCTGCACCGGATGCGGGTGCAGGCGTGGGTGTTCTCCGTACCGTTCCTGCGGGCGGACGCGGAGGGCGAGAAGTGGCTGTGGAGCGGACATGAACCCCTGGTCGACGCGCTCACCCTGGGGGACGCGGGGGCGGTACGGGCGGTGATCGGGGCGTACGACGAGCACGCCCTGAGATGGGCGGACCGACTGGAAAGTACGCGCGGGTGA